In Falco cherrug isolate bFalChe1 chromosome 5, bFalChe1.pri, whole genome shotgun sequence, one DNA window encodes the following:
- the TTLL12 gene encoding tubulin--tyrosine ligase-like protein 12 isoform X2, with product MQVEEADEEEEGDEEMEEELKKKPNPGNEPCFKVIVTNENGLQASNPNSIFLIDHAWTYRVEHARQQLLHVPGLLHRMTNLMGIDFHGEIPDEGSIEQVLQEMWKYNQTYQLSQGTAEEKVPVWYIMDEFGSRIQHSDQPSFATAPLFYLPQQMAYTVLWPLRDLETGDEVTRDYAHGETDRLIRKCVLLPWVPAEVLDVNCFTPEPSDEHYQAILAENKEKLPIAINPPVFDKGKVFKVFTDIQQVLNNLTHPRFVFTDNEGEADILYNFSHFKDYRKLSEERPEVMLNQFPCENLLTVKDCLASISRRAGGPDGPRWLPRTFNLQTELPQFISYFQQRDRRGEDNHWICKPWNLARSLDTHITNSLNNIIRHRESSPKVVCKYIENPVLFHREDVGMVKFDIRYVVLLRSVKPLKLYIYDVFWLRFSNRAFSLDDLDDYEKHFTVMNYAPGITLKQVHCEEFIPLFEKQYPEYPWTTVQANIFKAFAELFQVASAKPAPLGICDYPSSRAIYAVDLMLKWDTSRDGKRIMQPQILEVNFNPDCDRACKYHPTFFNDVFSTLFLDETESCHVTCIV from the exons CATTTTCCTCATTGACCACGCCTGGACATACAGAGTTGAACATGCCCGCCAGCAGCTGCTTCACGTACCGGGCTTACTGCACAGAATGACAAATCTCATGGGAATCGACTTTCATGGAGAAATCCCAGATGAGGGAAGCATTGAGCAAGTGTTGCAGGAAATGTGGAAATATAATCAGACCTACCAGCTTTCTCAAGGG ACTGCAGAGGAGAAGGTTCCTGTCTGGTACATTATGGATGAATTTGGATCACGCATTCAGCATTCAGATCAGCCTAGTTTTGCAACAGCACCTCTGTTCTACCTGCCACAGCAAATGGCTTACACTGTTCTCTGGCCTTTGAGAGACCTTGAAACTGGTG atgAAGTGACTCGTGATTATGCTCATGGGGAAACAGATCGCTTGATCAGGAAGTGTGTCTTGTTACCGTGGGTACCTGCTGAAGTGCTGGATGTCAACTGTTTTACACCAGAGCCATCAGATGAGCATTACCAG gctattttagcagaaaacaaggaaaaactACCTATAGCAATAAACCCACCAGTTTTTGACAAAGGCAAAGTTTTCAA AGTTTTCACAGACATTCAGCAAGTCCTCAACAACCTGACACATCCCCGGTTTGTATTCACAGACAACGAGGGAGAAGCAGACATCCTCTACAACTTCTCACACTTCAAAGATTATAG AAAGCTAAGTGAGGAAAGGCCTGAGGTAATGCTGAACCAGTTCCCGTGTGAGAACCTCCTGACTGTCAAAGACTGCCTGGCATCCATTTCTAGACGAGCTGGAGGACCAGACGGGCCAAGATGGTTGCCTCGTACTTTTAACCTTCAAACAGAATTGCCTCAGTTCATCAGCTACTTTCAGCAACGTGACAGAAG aGGAGAAGACAATCACTGGATATGCAAACCATGGAACTTGGCCAGGAGCCTGGATACCCACATCACCAACAGTCTTAACAATATCATCAGGCATAGGGAAAGCAGCCCAAAG gTAGTGTGCAAATATATTGAGAACCCAGTTTTGTTTCACCGAGAAGATGTGGGGATGGTTAAATTTGATATCCGTTATGTTGTATTGCTGCGGTCTGTGAAACCACTCAAACTGTATATCTATGATGTATTCTGGCTGCGCTTTTCAAATCG GGCATTTTCACTTGACGATTTGGATGACTATGAGAAGCATTTCACAGTCATGAATTACGCTCCCGGTATCACATTAAAACAG GTACACTGTGAAGAATTTATTCCTCTGTTTGAAAAACAGTATCCTGAATATCCTTGGACAACAGTACAA gcaaatatttttaaggcatTTGCTGAACTGTTCCAAGTTGCTTCAGCTAAACCTGCACCTCTTGGCATCTGTGATTATCCATCGTCAAGAGCAATATATGCTGTTGACTTGATGCTTAAATGGGACACCAGCAGAGATG GGAAAAGAATTATGCAGCCTCAGATCCTGGAAGTGAACTTTAATCCTGACTGTGATAGAGCCTGCAAGTACCACCCTACCTTTTTTAATGATGTCTTCAGCACCCTATTTCTGGATGAAACAGAGAGCTGCCATGTGACGTGCATTGTCTAG